Genomic DNA from Desulfonema ishimotonii:
CCTCTTTGTACTCGATGAGCAGGTTCCGTCTGACCAGATCCAGAAACGCGGGAAATTTCGTTGTCCCGGAAGGCGGATCGGAAACCGCGCCCAGGCGGCTCCGCATGGCCTTTTCAGCCTCATCCGACCGGAGCAGCCCCTCGGCCTTCATCACCTTCAGCACCAGATTGCGCCGTTGGAGCGCCCGCTCCGGGAAACGGCGGGGATCATAGGTGGACGGCCCCTTGAGCAGTCCCACCAGCAATGCGATCTCGTGGGAGCGGAGATCTGTAAGGGAACGGTTGAAATAGAAGCGGCTGGCCATGCCGAAGCCGTGAATGGCCCGCTTGCCGTCCTGCCCCATGTAGACCTCGTTGAGATAGGCCTCGAAGATCCGGTCTTTCTCGTAAAACAGCTCCAGGCTCAGGGCCATGATGGCCTCGTCAAATTTTCGTCTGAGGGTCTGCTGATGGGTGAGAAAGAGGTTTTTGACCAGTTGCTGGGTCAGGGTGCTGCCCCCCTGAACCGTCCGCCCCTCTCTGAGATTGACGATCAGCGCCCGGAGAATGGCGGTCGGTTTGACGCCGTGGTGGGTATAAAAATCCCGGTCTTCGATGGCCAGAACCGCCTGTTTGATCAGCGGGGAGATATCTTTGAATTTCACCCACAGGCGGTCTTCGTTATGGGTGGGGTAAAAGCTGCCGATCAGGGCCGGGTCAATGCGGACCAGTCCCGGCGCCGCGCCGGACGTCATTTCTTTAAGCGCTGATATTTTGCCGTTTCGGAAGGTGATGCGGATTTTACGGGCGGGTTCATCTCCGTCTTCAAACCGGAAGGGACGGGTGTGGAGGGTAAAAATATCTTTGAAGCGTGAATAGCTGCCGGGAGCGTCAAGCCGGCCCACCCGCCGGTATCGCATCAGGTCCAGTTCCTGTGCCAGCATCTCCGGTTTCAGCGTCATGCCCGGATAGATTTCCAGGGGCCGGGCGTAAATTCGGGCCGGAAGCTCCCATTTTTTCCCGGCAAATCTGATTTTCGCGGCCACGCCGAGGTAGAGAGTATAGAGGATAAGAGCAATTCCGGCAAAAAGTATCCCGAAAAAAACAATCTTTTTTATCAGCCGCAGCCGCTCTCTGGTGAAAATTCCGGATAACGCCATTCCCGCCCCTTTTGTCAGTGATCAGTAAACAGTTATCAGTGGTCTGTCAGAAAATTCCGTTACATATTGTCATTTCGAGCGGAGCGAGAAATCTGTGTGGCATAAATAAAAATTCCTCACATCCGTTCGGAATGACATGATTTTATGTCAGGAAACGTTGTTGACAGACCCATCAGTGATCCGTGCCCGAATGTGATGCCGGGGTTATTCCCCGATGATCTTGACCAGCACCCGTTTTTTGCGCCGACCGTCGAATTCGCCGTAGAAAATCTGTTCCCATGTGCCGAAATCCAATTTGCCGTCCGTGACGGCCACCACCACCTCGCGCCCCATCACCTGACGTTTCATGTGGGCGTCGGCGTTATCCTCTCCCACATTGTGGCGATACCCGGACACCGGTTCGTGGGGGGCCAGTTTTTCAAGCCAGATCTCATAGTCGTGGTGCAGGCCGGATTCGTCGTCGTTGATAAATACCGACGCGGTAATGTGCATGGCGTTGACCAGTATCAGTCCTTCCCGGATGCCGCTTTCGGCCAGGCAGGCTTGCACCTGCGGGGTAATGTTGATAAACGCCCGGCGGGCGGGCACGTTGAACCAGAGTTCCTTTCGATAGCTTTTCATACGGAATTCCCCATTCATTGGTTCACTGATTTGCGTATAAATCCGGCTGACGGATCACACGGACAGGCTTCGGGATTGCCGAATTTCACCGGAACCGGCTTCGGTCACGCCACTGACAGTTCAGCGCCGGGTCACCTGACCGTTGAGAACGCCGCCGGGTTCAACCACAAGGTCTTTGCATACCACCTTTCCCTCACAGCTTCCCGTGGACAGGATGATAAGTGTTTCCGACACCTCGGCATTGCCTTCGAACACCCCCCCGATGGTCAGGTTCTGAGCCGTGACTTCCGCATATACACCGCCCTCTTCGCCGACCGTGATAAACTCTCCGGCGAGGGTTCCGTTCACCTTTCCCTTGATGAGTACTTTCCCCGTGCATGAGAGGGTTCCCTCAAATACCAGTCCTTTATCAAGGATAGAAAAATTTTCCGTCTTCTTGGCCACATTTCCCCCAACTTATTCCGTCTCTACAGGAAAATCTTTTTGCATCAGAAGCCCGGCGTCATCTTTACCAAACACATACACCGAGGCCATCTTGTAATATTCAGGATTTCGCTGATTTTTAAGTTTGAATTTCAGGGTTCTGAACTTGGATA
This window encodes:
- a CDS encoding secondary thiamine-phosphate synthase enzyme YjbQ, which encodes MKSYRKELWFNVPARRAFINITPQVQACLAESGIREGLILVNAMHITASVFINDDESGLHHDYEIWLEKLAPHEPVSGYRHNVGEDNADAHMKRQVMGREVVVAVTDGKLDFGTWEQIFYGEFDGRRKKRVLVKIIGE
- a CDS encoding bactofilin family protein, whose translation is MAKKTENFSILDKGLVFEGTLSCTGKVLIKGKVNGTLAGEFITVGEEGGVYAEVTAQNLTIGGVFEGNAEVSETLIILSTGSCEGKVVCKDLVVEPGGVLNGQVTRR